In a genomic window of Methylobacter sp. YRD-M1:
- a CDS encoding TetR/AcrR family transcriptional regulator produces MQSNTNQDRQSLPARERILLAAHDLFYKEGIRATGIDRIIAEAGVTKVTFYRHFPSKNDLICAFLEYRHQLWMAWFTDALQRHGGDLKALIPTLAEWFRNGSFRGCAFLNGVGELGGTLPAVVEITRSHKQDMTRAISDLLPPSRICEQYAQAISVAVDGAIVRAQFDETPDAALESLSLVLNLLEKSL; encoded by the coding sequence ATGCAATCGAATACAAATCAAGATAGACAATCTCTTCCCGCGCGCGAGCGCATCCTTCTTGCCGCACATGATCTTTTCTATAAAGAGGGCATTCGTGCAACCGGCATTGACCGGATCATTGCTGAAGCAGGCGTTACCAAGGTGACTTTCTATCGGCACTTTCCGAGCAAGAACGATCTGATCTGTGCATTCCTGGAATACCGGCATCAGCTCTGGATGGCATGGTTCACTGATGCGCTTCAGCGCCACGGCGGCGATTTGAAGGCGCTCATACCCACTCTGGCGGAGTGGTTCCGGAACGGCAGTTTTCGCGGATGCGCTTTCCTTAACGGCGTCGGCGAGCTTGGCGGCACTCTGCCTGCGGTGGTTGAGATCACACGAAGCCACAAGCAAGACATGACGAGAGCCATCTCAGACCTGCTTCCGCCGTCCAGGATTTGCGAACAGTATGCGCAGGCCATATCCGTGGCGGTGGACGGCGCTATCGTTCGGGCGCAATTCGACGAAACTCCCGACGCTGCGCTCGAATCGCTGAGCTTAGTCTTAAATTTGCTCGAGAAGAGCCTATGA